Proteins encoded together in one Impatiens glandulifera chromosome 1, dImpGla2.1, whole genome shotgun sequence window:
- the LOC124921743 gene encoding uncharacterized protein LOC124921743, translating to MNNRVIYAWGVSILCFVVLMIVTPAIPQSESYHDFADQRKFFGIPNTLNVISNFPFLVIGTIGLILMYHGNYFRLRLEGEIWGWICFYIGVAAVAFGSAYYHLKPNDATLVWDRLPMTIAFTSIMAIFIIERVDERKGKLSIIPLLLAGVISILYWRFFDDLRPYALVQFVPCIVIPIMAILLPPMYTYSSYWLWAAGFYLLAKVEEAADKPIYRWTFHVVSGHTLKHLCAAMVPVFLTLMLAKRHIETERQSLFQIWKVSWTKVKANGNEASVENLTCVYTNVPVEEEDQTTH from the exons ATGAACAACCGAGTTATCTACGCATGGGGAGTATCAATTCTGTGCTTTGTTGTGCTCATGATCGTCACTCCAGCGATTCCACAGTCGGAGAGCTATCACGACTTCGCCGATCAACGCAAATTCTTCG GTATACCAAATACATTGAATGTTATATCAAACTTTCCATTTCTTGTTATTGGTACAATCGGGCTAATACTCATGTATCATGGGAACTACTTTAGGCTCAG ATTAGAAGGAGAGATTTGGGGTTGGATATGTTTTTACATTGGTGTGGCTGCTGTTGCTTTCGGTTCAGCTTACTATCATCTGAAACCAAATGATGCTACTCTCGTATGGGATCGTTTGCCA ATGACTATTGCTTTCACATCAATCATGGCAATCTTTATTATTGAAAGAGTTGATGAGAGAAAAGGAAAGCTATCAATTATTCCCCTATTGTTGGCTGGCGTGATAAGTATTTTATATTGGCG GTTCTTTGATGATCTTCGCCCATATGCACTTGTTCAGTTTGTTCCATGCATTGTCATTCCCATAATGGCTATTTTGTTGCCTCCTATGTACACATACTCCTCATACTGGCTTTGGGCAGCAG GGTTTTACCTTCTAGCCAAAGTGGAAGAAGCTGCAGACAAACCAATTTATAGATGGACTTTCCATGTTGTGAGTGGCCACACTCTTAAGCATTTATGTGCAGCAATGGTACCTGTCTTTCTTACTCTCATGCTTGCAAAGAGACACATCGAAACAGAAAG GCAAAGCTTGTTTCAGATATGGAAAGTTTCATGGACAAAAGTGAAGGCTAATGGTAATGAAGCAAGTGTGGAGAACCTTACTTGTGTATACACTAATGTTCCTGTTGAGGAAGAAGACCAAACCACCCACTAA
- the LOC124919027 gene encoding kinetochore protein NUF2 homolog, producing the protein MLAFQEKNAKFEVYTKACKKISKHVVQAHAIQEQMNSAKAIEKDLKGLRVKQNEDEMIDKSLEANIVERQGKEEQLKEQMKQLKKERDLRCEEATKELNNVKMEVEIRKHDLESRQSKVEALVAEMDSITASCNSVKESGEAKRKEIYLKYQEIMKEFYEYTNSIDAFLPISN; encoded by the exons ATGTTGGCTTTTCAGGAGAAGAATGCCAAATTTGAAGTCTATACAAAG GCTTGCAAGAAGATATCTAAGCATGTTGTTCAGGCACATGCGATTCAAGAACAG ATGAATTCAGCTAAAGCTATTGAGAAAGATTTAAAGGGACTAAGAGTTAAACAGAATGAAGATGAAATGATTGACAAATCTCTTGAAGCCAACATCGTTGAACGACAAGGCAAAG AAGAACAGTTGAAGGAACAAATGAaacaattaaagaaagaaaGGGATCTCAGATGTGAAGAAGCTACTAAAGAATTGAATAATGTGAAGATGGAAGTGGAAATAAGGAAACATGATCTTGAATCAAGACAATCAAAAGTGGAAGCCTTGGTTGCAGag ATGGATTCAATCACTGCAAGTTGTAACTCGGTAAAAGAATCTGGAGAGGccaaaaggaaagaaatttATCTCAAATACCAAGAGATAATGAAGGAG TTCTACGAGTATACGAACTCAATAGATGCCTTCCTACCAATATCTAATTAG